Proteins encoded in a region of the Sphingomonas sp. OV641 genome:
- a CDS encoding efflux RND transporter permease subunit, whose protein sequence is MMLSDLSVRRPVVAAVGAILIMIVGVVAFLNLSVREFPETDPPVVSVQTSYVGAAAAVVESRVTQPLEGRLAGVEGIETITSRSTDGRSDITIEFRPSRDVDAAANDVRDRVSGALADLPEEVLPPEVRKVDADAQPIMYIVVQGASWDKVALSDYVERFLLDRFSTIDGVAQVQFVGQARPSMRVWLDLGKLAAYRLTPRDVEDALRRQNVELPAGRIESSTQNVSLRVDRAFASPESFRSLVIGRGGDGYLVRLGDIARVERGPENPYTAFRFRQQTALGLGIVRQSGANTLEVANGVKALMKQIEPDLPAGITMTLGSDNSLFIDRAIHEVWRTLGEAVILVVIVIYLFLGSGRATIIPTITVPICLLGTFAVLWVFGYSINLLTLLALVLAIGLVVDDAIVVLENIHHRIIKGETPLVAAYRGTREVGFAVVATTAVVCAVFVPVMFIAGQTGLLFRELAVAMIAAIALSGVLALSLVPMLSSKLLRREEGGRLARWVDHQFGRLEHGYGRLLDHALARPRIVLGGVALFLLGCGFLFVQIDGELVPPEDTGVLEVRLNAPEGTSFAELDRYAAQVEAKVAPLMTEDGPIRGFNTRLPLAYGMAEDFNASSMSVFLKPWEERAEESKDVARVVNAALQEVPGVRGNANVRSSLGRGRGQPVGFVIAGATYDDLARARDRILAAARDNPGLVNLDADYVESKPQLLIDVDANRAGDLGVSVDDVSQALQTVMGSRRVSTYVDRGEEYRVMVQAGAEDRDKEARLDSVYVRARSGELVPLSNLVHVREAASARELGRFNKMRAITLQGGLAPGYSLGKALAFLEEEARKSPEVQAIGYRGESQSLKQTGNAIWVVFGITVVIIYLLLAAQFESFVHPAVIIATVPLAAGGGIIGLWLAGITLNLFSQIGIVMLVGLAAKNGILIVEYANQLRDEGQEFVAATRDAAIRRLRPILMTSIATVFGAVPLALSHGAGAGARGAIGVVIVAGVTIATAITLFLIPVLYRLLARRAASPHIIARRLAAEMPAE, encoded by the coding sequence ATGATGCTGTCCGACCTTTCCGTCCGCCGACCCGTCGTGGCGGCGGTCGGCGCGATCCTGATCATGATCGTCGGCGTGGTCGCTTTTCTCAACCTCTCCGTCCGTGAATTCCCGGAGACCGATCCCCCGGTCGTCTCGGTACAGACCAGCTATGTCGGCGCAGCCGCCGCGGTGGTCGAAAGCCGCGTCACACAGCCGCTGGAGGGGCGGTTGGCCGGCGTCGAGGGGATCGAGACGATCACCTCACGGTCCACCGACGGGCGTTCGGACATCACAATCGAGTTTCGCCCCAGCCGCGATGTGGACGCGGCGGCGAATGATGTTCGGGATCGGGTGTCCGGCGCGCTCGCCGATCTGCCGGAGGAGGTGTTGCCCCCCGAAGTCCGCAAGGTGGACGCCGACGCCCAGCCCATCATGTACATCGTTGTGCAGGGCGCGTCCTGGGATAAGGTAGCGCTGTCGGACTATGTGGAGCGGTTCCTGCTCGACCGCTTTTCCACCATCGACGGCGTGGCGCAGGTGCAGTTCGTTGGCCAGGCGCGCCCGTCAATGCGGGTGTGGCTCGATCTCGGAAAGCTTGCCGCATACCGGCTGACACCGCGCGATGTGGAGGATGCGCTGCGGCGGCAGAATGTCGAGCTGCCGGCCGGCCGCATCGAATCCTCGACGCAGAACGTCTCGCTGCGTGTTGATCGCGCCTTCGCCAGCCCCGAATCCTTCCGCAGCCTGGTCATCGGCCGGGGCGGCGACGGCTATCTCGTGCGGCTCGGCGACATCGCACGGGTCGAGCGTGGCCCGGAAAATCCATACACCGCCTTCCGCTTTCGTCAGCAGACCGCGCTTGGCCTGGGCATCGTGCGTCAGTCAGGCGCCAACACGCTGGAAGTCGCCAATGGCGTAAAGGCGCTGATGAAGCAGATCGAGCCGGATCTGCCTGCCGGCATCACCATGACTTTGGGCTCGGACAATTCGCTGTTCATCGATCGCGCCATCCATGAGGTATGGCGCACGCTTGGCGAGGCGGTGATCCTGGTTGTGATCGTGATCTATCTGTTTCTGGGTAGCGGACGGGCGACTATCATTCCCACGATCACCGTGCCGATCTGCCTGCTTGGCACCTTCGCGGTCCTGTGGGTGTTCGGCTATTCGATCAACCTGCTCACCCTGCTGGCCTTGGTGCTGGCGATCGGCCTGGTCGTCGATGACGCCATCGTGGTGCTGGAAAACATCCATCACCGCATCATCAAAGGCGAAACCCCGCTGGTCGCCGCCTATCGCGGCACGCGCGAGGTTGGGTTTGCGGTAGTGGCGACCACGGCGGTGGTCTGTGCGGTGTTCGTCCCCGTGATGTTCATCGCCGGTCAGACCGGCCTGCTGTTTCGCGAACTGGCGGTCGCGATGATCGCCGCGATTGCCCTGTCGGGCGTGCTCGCGCTCAGCCTCGTGCCGATGCTGTCGTCGAAACTCCTTCGTCGTGAGGAGGGTGGGCGGCTGGCGCGCTGGGTGGACCACCAGTTCGGACGGCTGGAACACGGCTATGGCCGGCTGCTCGATCATGCGCTTGCCCGGCCGCGCATCGTTCTGGGCGGTGTCGCGCTCTTTCTCCTGGGCTGCGGCTTCCTGTTCGTTCAGATCGATGGCGAGCTGGTCCCGCCGGAGGACACGGGCGTGCTTGAAGTGCGCCTCAATGCGCCGGAAGGCACCAGCTTTGCCGAGCTCGACCGTTACGCCGCTCAGGTCGAGGCCAAGGTTGCGCCGCTCATGACGGAGGATGGGCCGATCCGCGGCTTCAACACGCGCCTGCCGCTCGCTTATGGCATGGCGGAGGATTTCAACGCGTCCAGCATGAGCGTCTTCCTCAAGCCCTGGGAAGAGCGCGCAGAAGAGTCGAAGGACGTCGCGCGGGTCGTGAATGCCGCGTTGCAGGAAGTGCCTGGCGTGCGCGGCAACGCCAATGTGCGCTCCTCGCTCGGTCGCGGACGTGGCCAGCCGGTCGGCTTCGTCATTGCGGGAGCGACCTATGACGATCTCGCCCGCGCCCGGGACCGGATCCTTGCCGCCGCGCGCGACAATCCGGGGCTGGTCAATCTCGATGCCGATTACGTCGAATCGAAGCCCCAGTTGCTGATCGACGTGGATGCCAATCGCGCTGGCGACCTCGGCGTCTCGGTTGATGACGTAAGCCAGGCGCTGCAGACCGTCATGGGCTCGCGCCGCGTCTCCACCTATGTCGACCGCGGCGAGGAATACCGCGTGATGGTGCAGGCCGGCGCGGAGGATCGCGACAAGGAAGCCCGCCTCGACAGCGTCTATGTCCGCGCGCGCTCGGGCGAGTTGGTGCCCCTGTCGAACCTCGTTCATGTGCGCGAGGCGGCGTCCGCGCGTGAGCTTGGCCGGTTCAACAAGATGCGCGCGATCACGCTGCAGGGCGGGCTCGCGCCCGGCTACTCACTGGGCAAGGCGCTGGCCTTTCTGGAGGAGGAGGCACGCAAGTCACCCGAGGTGCAGGCAATCGGCTATCGCGGCGAAAGCCAGTCGCTCAAGCAGACCGGCAACGCCATCTGGGTCGTCTTCGGCATCACCGTGGTGATCATCTATCTGCTGCTCGCCGCGCAGTTCGAAAGCTTCGTCCATCCCGCGGTGATCATCGCCACCGTTCCGCTCGCCGCCGGGGGTGGCATCATCGGCCTGTGGCTCGCCGGCATCACGCTCAACCTGTTCAGCCAGATCGGCATCGTCATGCTGGTCGGCCTCGCCGCCAAGAACGGCATTCTGATCGTCGAATATGCCAATCAGCTACGCGACGAGGGGCAGGAGTTCGTTGCCGCCACGCGTGACGCTGCCATTCGCCGCTTGCGCCCAATCCTCATGACCTCGATCGCCACCGTGTTCGGCGCGGTGCCGCTTGCGCTCAGTCATGGGGCCGGCGCCGGTGCGCGCGGGGCGATTGGCGTGGTGATCGTCGCCGGGGTGACGATCGCGACCGCCATCACCCTGTTCCTGATTCCCGTGCTCTACCGGCTGCTCGCCCGGCGCGCCGCGTCACCGCACATCATCGCGCGCCGGCTCGCGGCGGAGATGCCCGCGGAATAG
- a CDS encoding FecR family protein — MSDNQAKTPADAAAAWYVRSHAPVMPADERAALDEWIRNDAAGKQAWAQVGKLDVMLEQIGEDPAIVALRDAARAPVAAPASRRWMIGGALAAALVAAIGLPFASGLIEQSPDQGTATSRHYAAAASPRSVALPDGSTMLLDARSAADVSLGEVRAVTLAQGRALFTVAKDKAHPFVVSTNGDSVTALGTQFSVERAKRETVVALLEGSVRVVTRAGTHKLQPGETLRASDTHVMLGHDAEAATSWRSGRLDFSAVPLADVAASLSRYGSTRIIIADRDLARQPYSGSFTTDGGADALVAALVATRAARVASKTSDTITLTR, encoded by the coding sequence ATGTCCGACAATCAGGCGAAGACGCCCGCCGACGCGGCGGCGGCTTGGTATGTGCGCAGCCATGCGCCGGTCATGCCGGCCGACGAGCGCGCGGCACTGGATGAGTGGATCAGGAACGATGCGGCGGGCAAGCAGGCCTGGGCACAGGTGGGCAAGCTCGATGTCATGCTCGAACAGATCGGCGAGGATCCGGCGATCGTCGCGCTGCGGGACGCTGCACGCGCACCGGTCGCCGCGCCTGCTTCGCGCCGCTGGATGATCGGCGGGGCACTGGCCGCCGCTCTGGTGGCCGCGATCGGCCTGCCATTCGCCTCCGGCCTGATCGAGCAATCGCCAGACCAGGGCACCGCCACGTCACGCCATTATGCCGCTGCCGCATCACCCCGCTCTGTCGCCCTGCCCGACGGATCGACCATGCTGCTCGACGCCCGCTCGGCCGCTGACGTGTCGCTGGGTGAGGTTCGCGCCGTCACATTGGCTCAGGGCCGAGCGCTCTTCACCGTGGCGAAGGACAAGGCGCACCCCTTCGTTGTCTCAACGAATGGCGATAGCGTCACTGCACTTGGCACGCAGTTTAGCGTGGAGCGCGCAAAGCGCGAGACGGTCGTGGCGCTGCTCGAAGGATCGGTGCGGGTCGTCACCCGTGCAGGCACGCACAAGCTGCAGCCGGGGGAGACGCTGCGCGCCAGCGACACGCATGTCATGCTGGGCCATGATGCAGAGGCCGCCACAAGCTGGCGCAGCGGGCGGCTAGATTTCAGCGCCGTGCCGCTGGCGGACGTAGCCGCTTCACTCAGCCGCTATGGATCGACAAGGATCATCATCGCCGACCGCGATCTTGCGCGGCAACCCTATAGCGGTTCCTTCACCACCGATGGGGGCGCGGACGCCCTTGTCGCCGCCTTGGTCGCCACCCGCGCTGCGCGGGTGGCTTCAAAGACCAGCGACACGATTACGCTGACTCGCTGA
- a CDS encoding TonB-dependent receptor, whose product MHTGAVGRNLWFIGVVTALAGLQPIAVAAQASARVAGDEARLRHAVAAGSLDRVLHEIAAAAGVQLLFDPTMVTGWSAPAIPRNLPVTKALSRALAGTRLQARTVARGIIVLERLAQDNVAVPLPDSDIVVTALRRPTLLQRTGMSLTVVSGRMLAERRAYDLRGLTRLAPAVNPINTGPLQQRLSVRGVTGTGESTVATYFGEAPVSAPSGTGFDPGAVAPDVDLIDIDRIELLRGPQGTLYGAGSMGGTLRTIFNRAEIADFDGEGSAEAGVTAHGSPSFAAHAIVNVPIVRGALAIRAVIGRRRTGGVIDNDRLDRSDTDRVTRESERLLASWTPSDRLDVEATWLRQRNRIDDAGVAEASAARLTTRSPVRVPNSERLSLLTTTLHWAPGPVRMTATASHYAWRIVKQLDFTRVLAGQRDSTAACTRYSLSLGEEGCGPAQRTRYQAWLDTRLPGALYQPMSVDGTSGELRFDNGDGGPDGWTAGVFIEHRADEVASYAVRSDAGTGLVLESLDVTGVRLIETVLDQQALFAEWRHRIAPDLTLTFGGRVYRYHRSASGSTPIPNIITGTGAITSGDSSNTEKGANGKIELTWASDGKPTVYVIVAEGFRPGGVNITPELNDDERAYRADHLWSYEIGVKTPPWGGLTLEASAYHINWQNTIFATTSANGAFVYNTNLTSVAITGGEGRVAWSGARVRLSATAAYVDARLTADTLLGTSDGVGKRGDRLPNVPRVTYALLWDWAIDASHDAAHWTLGGALSGNGAMHSTFSRDSAFHERTPARVLVDAYLLYRRGAWSARLGVDNMFDALAPSRISSSNFGIGQIYAARPRTVTLGLTRRFR is encoded by the coding sequence GTGCATACGGGCGCAGTCGGGCGGAATTTGTGGTTTATCGGCGTGGTGACGGCGCTCGCTGGGCTTCAGCCGATCGCTGTTGCCGCACAGGCCTCAGCGCGGGTGGCAGGGGACGAAGCGCGCCTCCGCCACGCGGTCGCCGCCGGCTCGCTGGACCGCGTGTTGCATGAGATTGCGGCGGCGGCGGGCGTACAATTGCTGTTCGATCCCACGATGGTGACAGGCTGGTCCGCCCCGGCCATCCCGCGCAACCTGCCAGTGACGAAGGCCTTGTCCCGCGCGCTCGCCGGCACCCGGCTGCAAGCGCGAACGGTGGCGCGGGGAATCATCGTGCTCGAACGGCTGGCGCAGGACAACGTGGCCGTTCCGTTGCCCGACAGTGACATCGTGGTCACGGCATTGCGCAGACCGACGCTGTTGCAGCGTACGGGCATGAGCCTGACGGTCGTGTCCGGCCGCATGCTGGCGGAGCGGCGCGCCTATGACCTGCGCGGGCTGACGCGGCTGGCGCCCGCCGTGAACCCGATCAACACCGGTCCGTTGCAGCAGCGCCTGTCAGTGCGCGGCGTGACGGGAACGGGCGAAAGCACCGTTGCGACCTATTTCGGCGAGGCACCGGTCAGCGCGCCTTCCGGCACCGGCTTCGACCCCGGGGCGGTCGCGCCGGACGTCGACCTGATCGATATCGATCGGATCGAATTGCTGCGCGGCCCGCAAGGAACGCTGTATGGCGCAGGATCGATGGGCGGCACGCTGCGCACGATCTTCAACCGCGCGGAGATCGCTGACTTTGATGGAGAGGGATCAGCGGAGGCCGGCGTGACCGCGCACGGCAGCCCCAGCTTCGCCGCGCATGCGATCGTCAACGTCCCGATCGTACGCGGTGCGCTGGCCATTCGGGCGGTGATTGGCCGCCGGCGGACGGGCGGCGTGATCGACAACGACAGGTTGGATCGATCCGATACGGACAGGGTGACGCGGGAGAGCGAACGGCTGCTGGCGAGCTGGACGCCGAGCGACAGGCTGGATGTCGAGGCGACGTGGCTGCGGCAGCGCAACCGTATCGATGACGCGGGCGTGGCCGAAGCGAGTGCGGCACGGCTGACAACCCGCTCGCCAGTCCGCGTGCCGAACAGCGAACGCCTGTCGCTGCTGACCACGACGCTGCACTGGGCGCCCGGCCCCGTGCGGATGACGGCCACTGCGTCCCATTACGCATGGCGCATCGTGAAGCAGCTGGATTTCACCCGCGTGCTCGCCGGCCAGCGTGACAGCACGGCTGCCTGCACGCGGTACAGCCTCTCGCTGGGTGAGGAGGGTTGCGGGCCTGCGCAGCGCACCCGCTACCAGGCGTGGCTCGATACCAGGCTGCCGGGCGCCCTGTACCAACCGATGAGCGTCGACGGCACCAGTGGCGAGCTTCGGTTCGACAATGGCGATGGCGGGCCGGACGGCTGGACGGCAGGGGTGTTCATCGAGCATCGCGCGGACGAGGTGGCGAGCTATGCCGTGCGGTCGGATGCGGGCACGGGCCTTGTTCTCGAGTCACTGGATGTGACGGGTGTGCGGCTGATCGAGACGGTGCTGGATCAGCAGGCGCTGTTCGCCGAATGGCGGCATCGGATCGCCCCCGATCTGACACTGACGTTCGGCGGGCGGGTCTATCGCTATCACCGGTCGGCCAGTGGATCGACGCCAATCCCCAACATCATCACCGGTACTGGGGCGATCACCAGCGGCGACTCCAGCAACACGGAAAAAGGGGCGAACGGCAAGATCGAGCTGACATGGGCATCCGACGGCAAGCCCACGGTCTATGTCATCGTCGCCGAAGGCTTTCGTCCCGGCGGCGTGAACATCACGCCCGAGCTGAACGACGATGAGCGTGCCTATCGCGCCGATCATCTTTGGAGTTACGAAATCGGTGTGAAGACGCCGCCGTGGGGCGGGCTGACCCTCGAGGCGTCGGCCTATCACATCAACTGGCAGAACACGATCTTCGCCACCACGAGTGCAAATGGAGCTTTCGTCTACAACACCAATCTGACCAGCGTGGCGATCACGGGCGGGGAAGGGCGGGTGGCGTGGAGCGGCGCGCGCGTGCGGCTTTCGGCCACGGCGGCCTATGTCGATGCCCGGCTGACGGCGGATACGTTGCTGGGCACCAGCGATGGCGTGGGCAAACGCGGCGATCGGCTGCCGAACGTGCCGCGAGTCACGTACGCATTGCTGTGGGACTGGGCGATTGATGCCTCGCACGATGCCGCGCATTGGACGCTGGGCGGTGCGCTGAGCGGCAATGGCGCGATGCATTCGACGTTCAGCCGGGACAGCGCCTTTCACGAACGCACGCCAGCGCGGGTGCTGGTCGATGCCTATCTGCTGTACCGGCGCGGCGCCTGGAGCGCGCGCCTCGGCGTGGACAATATGTTCGATGCGCTGGCACCGAGCCGGATCAGCTCCAGCAACTTCGGCATCGGGCAGATCTATGCCGCGCGTCCCCGCACCGTCACGCTTGGGCTCACGCGGCGCTTCCGCTGA
- a CDS encoding RNA polymerase sigma factor yields the protein MPSFAALHNIEQRLWNNQTEAGLTIHRQSDRLPVQPFGKKGHWGGGHSNRHGGRSLLLRAEVRDDSDCRPDLQVTQLLPTIRRYLSRRVPAADVDDLVQDVVLRLHSRRSDTTIDNPAAYLFQVAHSVLTDHARRNQVRHRSAHQTLENDHHPVEVCSPDRVLQGKEDLAQLVAAIGDLPERTRQAFVLHRFEEMSYTAIARHMGISVSAVEKHIMKAIRILTAAIA from the coding sequence ATGCCGAGCTTCGCGGCGCTGCACAACATTGAGCAAAGGTTATGGAACAACCAAACAGAAGCCGGGTTGACGATCCATCGTCAAAGTGATCGACTGCCGGTTCAGCCCTTTGGAAAGAAAGGGCATTGGGGAGGAGGGCACTCCAATCGGCACGGGGGGCGGTCGCTGTTGCTCAGGGCGGAAGTACGGGACGATTCTGATTGCCGGCCTGATCTTCAGGTAACGCAATTGTTGCCGACGATCCGTCGGTATCTTTCCCGGCGCGTTCCTGCCGCCGATGTCGATGATCTCGTCCAGGATGTCGTTCTTCGGCTTCATTCCAGGCGCAGCGATACGACGATCGACAATCCTGCCGCTTATCTGTTCCAGGTCGCGCATAGCGTGCTGACCGATCACGCCCGGCGCAATCAGGTCCGTCACCGATCTGCCCACCAGACGCTGGAAAATGATCACCACCCCGTTGAGGTATGCTCGCCCGATCGCGTCTTGCAGGGAAAGGAGGATCTCGCGCAGCTCGTTGCAGCAATCGGCGACTTGCCCGAACGTACCCGCCAGGCGTTCGTGCTTCATCGGTTTGAGGAGATGAGCTACACGGCGATCGCTCGTCACATGGGCATATCGGTCAGTGCAGTCGAAAAGCATATCATGAAGGCCATTCGCATCCTGACGGCGGCCATCGCCTGA
- a CDS encoding efflux RND transporter periplasmic adaptor subunit has translation MAGRDFHFTSGTRGRLLALAIMLAPLAACGGGEAPSGKAKAAPLVRAEPPAIHHFADQVEAVGTARANEQVTLSSPVTERIEQVSFTDGGFVRRGQVIATLAQAQERAALAGAVAAEQQARAQLGRMSALNERGFVTPATLDQQRALAQQARAEADTARAQITDRIVRAPFSGYASQRAISRGTIISAGTPIATISDISRIKLDFTVPETALAHMRIGEPVVAHAAAYPDVPFRGQVSSIDPVIDPNTRAASIRAILPNPGNRLKPGMLLTVRVLTGERDAAAIPELAVLGEGAERYVYVVDGKDVAHRTKVTTGARDGGVIEVRGIAPGARVITEGVVKVSDGIKVKVDGGPAPRTRAARGGDAGRGQHG, from the coding sequence ATGGCCGGCCGAGACTTTCATTTCACTTCAGGCACGCGAGGGCGACTGCTGGCGCTCGCCATCATGCTTGCGCCCTTGGCGGCATGCGGCGGCGGCGAGGCACCGTCGGGCAAGGCCAAGGCCGCCCCGCTGGTGCGTGCCGAGCCGCCCGCCATTCACCATTTTGCGGATCAGGTCGAAGCGGTCGGAACGGCGCGCGCCAACGAGCAGGTTACGCTGTCGTCCCCGGTCACCGAGCGGATCGAGCAGGTCAGCTTCACCGACGGCGGCTTCGTGCGGCGCGGGCAGGTGATCGCCACACTGGCGCAGGCGCAGGAGCGTGCCGCCCTTGCTGGTGCCGTCGCGGCGGAGCAGCAGGCAAGGGCGCAGCTCGGCCGCATGAGCGCGCTCAACGAGCGCGGCTTCGTCACTCCGGCAACGCTCGATCAGCAGCGCGCCTTGGCGCAACAGGCCCGCGCCGAGGCGGATACCGCCCGAGCCCAGATCACCGACCGCATCGTCCGGGCGCCATTTTCCGGTTACGCTTCCCAGCGCGCGATATCGCGCGGAACGATCATTTCCGCCGGTACGCCGATCGCGACGATCAGCGACATTTCGCGCATCAAGCTCGACTTCACCGTGCCCGAGACCGCGCTTGCCCATATGCGGATCGGGGAGCCGGTCGTCGCTCATGCCGCCGCCTATCCGGACGTGCCGTTCCGCGGTCAGGTCAGTTCAATCGATCCGGTGATCGATCCCAACACGCGCGCCGCCAGTATCAGGGCGATCCTGCCCAATCCCGGCAACAGGCTGAAGCCAGGCATGCTGCTGACGGTACGGGTGCTCACCGGCGAGCGTGATGCCGCGGCCATTCCGGAGCTGGCGGTACTCGGCGAAGGTGCGGAACGCTACGTCTATGTCGTCGACGGCAAGGACGTGGCGCATCGCACCAAGGTGACCACCGGCGCGCGCGACGGCGGTGTGATCGAAGTACGCGGGATCGCACCAGGCGCCCGTGTCATCACGGAAGGCGTGGTGAAGGTCAGCGACGGGATCAAGGTAAAGGTTGACGGCGGTCCGGCTCCGCGCACCAGGGCGGCGCGGGGCGGAGATGCGGGCCGGGGTCAGCACGGATGA